A genome region from Candidatus Woesearchaeota archaeon includes the following:
- the nucS gene encoding endonuclease NucS, producing the protein MLSNDLFVRHVSEALQKQQMVVFGARCSVRYSGRAESFLPFGDRLIVIKTDGTMLVHQPNGAAPVNYMKDRTTHRVYADEELVKMKSQNLILKEFMEVMIDQVHFLHTQYMDDAEKIVLQGSERDMADMIMKNPGLIESGFVPVSQEEQTKYGYIDVMGNDKDGTLVIIECKRYSVGLSAVQQVRRYVEKIKQSKGLDKVRGILAAPKITPNAEKMLLDWGFEYKRVEPPKYLEQFNKNQMSIGEFLNN; encoded by the coding sequence ATGCTATCCAATGACCTGTTCGTAAGGCATGTATCAGAGGCCCTTCAGAAGCAGCAGATGGTTGTTTTTGGGGCTAGATGCTCTGTGAGGTATTCAGGAAGGGCTGAATCATTCTTGCCTTTCGGGGATCGCCTTATTGTGATAAAGACAGATGGCACGATGCTTGTCCACCAGCCAAATGGGGCAGCGCCAGTCAATTACATGAAAGACAGGACAACCCATAGGGTCTATGCAGATGAAGAGCTGGTGAAGATGAAATCACAGAATCTCATTCTGAAGGAATTCATGGAAGTCATGATTGATCAGGTTCATTTTTTGCATACCCAATATATGGATGATGCAGAGAAGATAGTGCTGCAGGGCTCTGAACGTGACATGGCAGACATGATAATGAAGAATCCAGGTCTCATAGAATCTGGATTTGTGCCGGTTTCGCAGGAAGAGCAGACAAAATATGGCTATATCGACGTCATGGGGAATGACAAAGACGGGACATTGGTCATCATCGAATGCAAGAGGTATAGTGTCGGCCTTTCAGCAGTGCAACAGGTACGGCGCTATGTCGAGAAGATCAAGCAGTCAAAGGGGCTTGACAAGGTGCGCGGTATATTAGCTGCACCAAAGATAACACCAAATGCAGAGAAGATGCTATTGGATTGGGGCTTTGAATACAAGCGAGTGGAACCGCCAAAATACCTGGAACAGTTCAATAAGAACCAGATGAGCATCGGTGAATTTCTGAATAATTAG
- a CDS encoding ribbon-helix-helix protein, CopG family, whose amino-acid sequence MATEMITLKLDREFLRDIDEMVKHRHYHNRTEFIREALREKLTAEEKEYMLAHLKKIRGSAKKKVTKEEYERVRKTAADDLARERGWIK is encoded by the coding sequence ATGGCTACTGAGATGATAACACTGAAGCTTGATAGGGAATTCTTACGTGATATAGATGAGATGGTGAAGCACAGGCATTACCACAACAGGACAGAGTTCATACGAGAGGCATTACGTGAGAAGCTCACAGCAGAAGAGAAGGAGTATATGCTCGCTCATCTGAAGAAGATACGCGGTTCTGCGAAGAAGAAAGTGACAAAGGAAGAGTATGAAAGAGTGAGAAAGACTGCAGCGGATGATCTGGCAAGGGAGAGAGGTTGGATCAAATAA